A part of Rattus norvegicus strain BN/NHsdMcwi chromosome 4, GRCr8, whole genome shotgun sequence genomic DNA contains:
- the Klra2 gene encoding killer cell lectin-like receptor 2 isoform X1, with protein sequence MSEQEVTYTTVRFHKSPGLQNQVRPEETQRPRKAGHRAHSECKVRECSVTWKPIVIVLGILCSLLLVTVAVLLTHIFQSRQEKHEHEQRLNNLDQLYHVMKNDSSLMEERLRNKSLEFETCKNTLDNLNREQNRCYRESKIDLKCFKYKGKQVEGHWFCCGMKCYYFITDNVQWNGCKQICQACSLSLLKIDDEDEMNFLKSQLQGKRYWIGLTYNKSPKKQQWIGDPPKLDVAGVNLGHDRGNCAFLSSFQIDNEDCAKTCGCICEKRLNIFPILVTCVNQRKQLDLQSDEGESEEMYLT encoded by the exons ATGAGTGAGCAGGAGGTCACTTACACCACTGTGAGATTTCATAAGTCTCCAGGGTTGCAGAACCAAGTGAGGCCTGAGGAGACTCAAAGGCCCAGGAAAGCTGGCCACAGAG cTCACTCCGAATGCAAGGTCAGAG aGTGTTCGGTCACCTGGAAGCCCATTGTGATAGTTCTCGGAATCCTCTGTTCCCTTCTCCTGGTAACTGTGGCAGTATTGTTGACACACA tttttcagTCCAGACAAGAGAAACATGAACATGAGCAAAGGCTAAATAACCTCGATCAACTGTACCATGTCATGAAAAATGACAGCTCCTTAATGGAAGAAAGATTAAGAAATAAGTCTCTAGAGTTTGAGACTTGCAAAAATACTCTGGACAATCTCAACAGAGAACAGAACAGATGCTACAGGGAAAGCAAGATTgatttaaaatgctttaaatacAAAG GCAAACAAGTAGAAGGACACTGGTTCTGCTGTGGCATGAAATGCTATTATTTCATCACTGACAATGTACAGTGGAATGGATGTAAACAGATCTGCCAGGCTTGCAGCTTATCTCTTCTGAAGATAGATGATGAGGATGAAATG AACTTCCTTAAGTCCCAACTTCAAGGAAAGAGATACTGGATTGGATTGACATATAATAAGAGCCCAAAGAAACAGCAATGGATTGGTGACCCACCTAAACT tgATGTGGCTGGAGTGAATTTAGGACATGACAGAGGAAATTGTGCATTTCTAAGTTCATTTCAAATAGATAATGAAGACTGTGCTAAAACCTGTGGCTGTATATGTGAAAAGAGATTGAATATATTCCCTATTTTAGTGACCTGTGTCAACCAAAG AAAGCAGCTTGATCTGCAGAGTGATGAAGGGGAAAGTGAGGAAATGTATCTGACTTAA
- the Klra2 gene encoding killer cell lectin-like receptor 2 isoform X3, which yields MSEQEVTYTTVRFHKSPGLQNQVRPEETQRPRKAGHRAHSECKVRVFQSRQEKHEHEQRLNNLDQLYHVMKNDSSLMEERLRNKSLEFETCKNTLDNLNREQNRCYRESKIDLKCFKYKGKQVEGHWFCCGMKCYYFITDNVQWNGCKQICQACSLSLLKIDDEDEMNFLKSQLQGKRYWIGLTYNKSPKKQQWIGDPPKLDVAGVNLGHDRGNCAFLSSFQIDNEDCAKTCGCICEKRLNIFPILVTCVNQRKQLDLQSDEGESEEMYLT from the exons ATGAGTGAGCAGGAGGTCACTTACACCACTGTGAGATTTCATAAGTCTCCAGGGTTGCAGAACCAAGTGAGGCCTGAGGAGACTCAAAGGCCCAGGAAAGCTGGCCACAGAG cTCACTCCGAATGCAAGGTCAGAG tttttcagTCCAGACAAGAGAAACATGAACATGAGCAAAGGCTAAATAACCTCGATCAACTGTACCATGTCATGAAAAATGACAGCTCCTTAATGGAAGAAAGATTAAGAAATAAGTCTCTAGAGTTTGAGACTTGCAAAAATACTCTGGACAATCTCAACAGAGAACAGAACAGATGCTACAGGGAAAGCAAGATTgatttaaaatgctttaaatacAAAG GCAAACAAGTAGAAGGACACTGGTTCTGCTGTGGCATGAAATGCTATTATTTCATCACTGACAATGTACAGTGGAATGGATGTAAACAGATCTGCCAGGCTTGCAGCTTATCTCTTCTGAAGATAGATGATGAGGATGAAATG AACTTCCTTAAGTCCCAACTTCAAGGAAAGAGATACTGGATTGGATTGACATATAATAAGAGCCCAAAGAAACAGCAATGGATTGGTGACCCACCTAAACT tgATGTGGCTGGAGTGAATTTAGGACATGACAGAGGAAATTGTGCATTTCTAAGTTCATTTCAAATAGATAATGAAGACTGTGCTAAAACCTGTGGCTGTATATGTGAAAAGAGATTGAATATATTCCCTATTTTAGTGACCTGTGTCAACCAAAG AAAGCAGCTTGATCTGCAGAGTGATGAAGGGGAAAGTGAGGAAATGTATCTGACTTAA
- the Klra2 gene encoding killer cell lectin-like receptor 2 isoform X2: MSEQEVTYTTVRFHKSPGLQNQVRPEETQRPRKAGHRAHSECKVRECSVTWKPIVIVLGILCSLLLVTVAVLLTHIFQSRQEKHEHEQRLNNLDQLYHVMKNDSSLMEERLRNKSLEFETCKNTLDNLNREQNRCYRESKIDLKCFKYKGKQVEGHWFCCGMKCYYFITDNVQWNGCKQICQACSLSLLKIDDEDEMNFLKSQLQGKRYWIGLTYNKSPKKQQWIGDPPKLDVAGVNLGHDRGNCAFLSSFQIDNEDCAKTCGCICEKRLNIFPILVTCVNQRNQSLTNTDVEAGNQSSD; the protein is encoded by the exons ATGAGTGAGCAGGAGGTCACTTACACCACTGTGAGATTTCATAAGTCTCCAGGGTTGCAGAACCAAGTGAGGCCTGAGGAGACTCAAAGGCCCAGGAAAGCTGGCCACAGAG cTCACTCCGAATGCAAGGTCAGAG aGTGTTCGGTCACCTGGAAGCCCATTGTGATAGTTCTCGGAATCCTCTGTTCCCTTCTCCTGGTAACTGTGGCAGTATTGTTGACACACA tttttcagTCCAGACAAGAGAAACATGAACATGAGCAAAGGCTAAATAACCTCGATCAACTGTACCATGTCATGAAAAATGACAGCTCCTTAATGGAAGAAAGATTAAGAAATAAGTCTCTAGAGTTTGAGACTTGCAAAAATACTCTGGACAATCTCAACAGAGAACAGAACAGATGCTACAGGGAAAGCAAGATTgatttaaaatgctttaaatacAAAG GCAAACAAGTAGAAGGACACTGGTTCTGCTGTGGCATGAAATGCTATTATTTCATCACTGACAATGTACAGTGGAATGGATGTAAACAGATCTGCCAGGCTTGCAGCTTATCTCTTCTGAAGATAGATGATGAGGATGAAATG AACTTCCTTAAGTCCCAACTTCAAGGAAAGAGATACTGGATTGGATTGACATATAATAAGAGCCCAAAGAAACAGCAATGGATTGGTGACCCACCTAAACT tgATGTGGCTGGAGTGAATTTAGGACATGACAGAGGAAATTGTGCATTTCTAAGTTCATTTCAAATAGATAATGAAGACTGTGCTAAAACCTGTGGCTGTATATGTGAAAAGAGATTGAATATATTCCCTATTTTAGTGACCTGTGTCAACCAAAG
- the Klra2 gene encoding killer cell lectin-like receptor 2 isoform X6: MSEQEVTYTTVRFHKSPGLQNQVRPEETQRPRKAGHRAHSECKVRECSVTWKPIVIVLGILCSLLLVTVAVLLTHIFQSRQEKHEHEQRLNNLDQLYHVMKNDSSLMEERLRNKSLEFETCKNTLDNLNREQNRCYRESKIDLKCFKYKVMWLE; this comes from the exons ATGAGTGAGCAGGAGGTCACTTACACCACTGTGAGATTTCATAAGTCTCCAGGGTTGCAGAACCAAGTGAGGCCTGAGGAGACTCAAAGGCCCAGGAAAGCTGGCCACAGAG cTCACTCCGAATGCAAGGTCAGAG aGTGTTCGGTCACCTGGAAGCCCATTGTGATAGTTCTCGGAATCCTCTGTTCCCTTCTCCTGGTAACTGTGGCAGTATTGTTGACACACA tttttcagTCCAGACAAGAGAAACATGAACATGAGCAAAGGCTAAATAACCTCGATCAACTGTACCATGTCATGAAAAATGACAGCTCCTTAATGGAAGAAAGATTAAGAAATAAGTCTCTAGAGTTTGAGACTTGCAAAAATACTCTGGACAATCTCAACAGAGAACAGAACAGATGCTACAGGGAAAGCAAGATTgatttaaaatgctttaaatacAAAG tgATGTGGCTGGAGTGA
- the Klra2 gene encoding killer cell lectin-like receptor 2 isoform X5, producing the protein MSEQEVTYTTVRFHKSPGLQNQVRPEETQRPRKAGHRAHSECKVRECSVTWKPIVIVLGILCSLLLVTVAVLLTHIFQSRQEKHEHEQRLNNLDQLYHVMKNDSSLMEERLRNKSLEFETCKNTLDNLNREQNRCYRESKIDLKCFKYKGKQVEGHWFCCGMKCYYFITDNVQWNGCKQICQACSLSLLKIDDEDEMNFLKSQLQGKRYWIGLTYNKSPKKQQWIGDPPKLYYPKAKS; encoded by the exons ATGAGTGAGCAGGAGGTCACTTACACCACTGTGAGATTTCATAAGTCTCCAGGGTTGCAGAACCAAGTGAGGCCTGAGGAGACTCAAAGGCCCAGGAAAGCTGGCCACAGAG cTCACTCCGAATGCAAGGTCAGAG aGTGTTCGGTCACCTGGAAGCCCATTGTGATAGTTCTCGGAATCCTCTGTTCCCTTCTCCTGGTAACTGTGGCAGTATTGTTGACACACA tttttcagTCCAGACAAGAGAAACATGAACATGAGCAAAGGCTAAATAACCTCGATCAACTGTACCATGTCATGAAAAATGACAGCTCCTTAATGGAAGAAAGATTAAGAAATAAGTCTCTAGAGTTTGAGACTTGCAAAAATACTCTGGACAATCTCAACAGAGAACAGAACAGATGCTACAGGGAAAGCAAGATTgatttaaaatgctttaaatacAAAG GCAAACAAGTAGAAGGACACTGGTTCTGCTGTGGCATGAAATGCTATTATTTCATCACTGACAATGTACAGTGGAATGGATGTAAACAGATCTGCCAGGCTTGCAGCTTATCTCTTCTGAAGATAGATGATGAGGATGAAATG AACTTCCTTAAGTCCCAACTTCAAGGAAAGAGATACTGGATTGGATTGACATATAATAAGAGCCCAAAGAAACAGCAATGGATTGGTGACCCACCTAAACT
- the Klra2 gene encoding killer cell lectin-like receptor 2 isoform X4: MSEQEVTYTTVRFHKSPGLQNQVRPEETQRPRKAGHRAHSECKVRECSVTWKPIVIVLGILCSLLLVTVAVLLTHIFQSRQEKHEHEQRLNNLDQLYHVMKNDSSLMEERLRNKSLEFETCKNTLDNLNREQNRCYRESKIDLKCFKYKGKQVEGHWFCCGMKCYYFITDNVQWNGCKQICQACSLSLLKIDDEDEMNFLKSQLQGKRYWIGLTYNKSPKKQQWIGDPPKLNQSLTNTDVEAGNQSSD; encoded by the exons ATGAGTGAGCAGGAGGTCACTTACACCACTGTGAGATTTCATAAGTCTCCAGGGTTGCAGAACCAAGTGAGGCCTGAGGAGACTCAAAGGCCCAGGAAAGCTGGCCACAGAG cTCACTCCGAATGCAAGGTCAGAG aGTGTTCGGTCACCTGGAAGCCCATTGTGATAGTTCTCGGAATCCTCTGTTCCCTTCTCCTGGTAACTGTGGCAGTATTGTTGACACACA tttttcagTCCAGACAAGAGAAACATGAACATGAGCAAAGGCTAAATAACCTCGATCAACTGTACCATGTCATGAAAAATGACAGCTCCTTAATGGAAGAAAGATTAAGAAATAAGTCTCTAGAGTTTGAGACTTGCAAAAATACTCTGGACAATCTCAACAGAGAACAGAACAGATGCTACAGGGAAAGCAAGATTgatttaaaatgctttaaatacAAAG GCAAACAAGTAGAAGGACACTGGTTCTGCTGTGGCATGAAATGCTATTATTTCATCACTGACAATGTACAGTGGAATGGATGTAAACAGATCTGCCAGGCTTGCAGCTTATCTCTTCTGAAGATAGATGATGAGGATGAAATG AACTTCCTTAAGTCCCAACTTCAAGGAAAGAGATACTGGATTGGATTGACATATAATAAGAGCCCAAAGAAACAGCAATGGATTGGTGACCCACCTAAACT
- the Klra2 gene encoding killer cell lectin-like receptor 2 isoform X7, with amino-acid sequence MSEQEVTYTTVRFHKSPGLQNQVRPEETQRPRKAGHRAHSECKVRECSVTWKPIVIVLGILCSLLLVTVAVLLTHIFQSRQEKHEHEQRLNNLDQLYHVMKNDSSLMEERLRNKSLEFETCKNTLDNLNREQNRCYRESKIDLKCFKYKELP; translated from the exons ATGAGTGAGCAGGAGGTCACTTACACCACTGTGAGATTTCATAAGTCTCCAGGGTTGCAGAACCAAGTGAGGCCTGAGGAGACTCAAAGGCCCAGGAAAGCTGGCCACAGAG cTCACTCCGAATGCAAGGTCAGAG aGTGTTCGGTCACCTGGAAGCCCATTGTGATAGTTCTCGGAATCCTCTGTTCCCTTCTCCTGGTAACTGTGGCAGTATTGTTGACACACA tttttcagTCCAGACAAGAGAAACATGAACATGAGCAAAGGCTAAATAACCTCGATCAACTGTACCATGTCATGAAAAATGACAGCTCCTTAATGGAAGAAAGATTAAGAAATAAGTCTCTAGAGTTTGAGACTTGCAAAAATACTCTGGACAATCTCAACAGAGAACAGAACAGATGCTACAGGGAAAGCAAGATTgatttaaaatgctttaaatacAAAG AACTTCCTTAA